A single region of the Candidatus Aminicenantes bacterium genome encodes:
- a CDS encoding asparagine synthase C-terminal domain-containing protein, which yields DVRQYWFLEHTPELSLKRREDYVDAFREVFDEAVRARLRTFTAKNVAGAGGVAVTLSGGLDSGAVTATAARLLRTDGQRLAAFTSVPLPDTGNYVGSHLGDELPFAQATAQFAGNVDLHTITAASITPIQAIRRMLEILHEPAHAAGNFFWIFELEETVQALGFRTLLTGQVGNAGISWTGDVFSQSLAFQLRYLGWLTWAKVMAKRHAPIVLLNSYRRARRSRGGWCKLSAIQPDFALRLNVLERRWNDADEQTPRAPHAQRIQFLQPGRSFVGALHAQMGAAQGLEIRDPTADARVLAFTFSVPDPVFMDPETGLDRWLIRAAMKDRLPDAVRLNRKHGLQAGDLVPRLRASASEVEMALTELARGSAVEYVDVPYMRRVWQMIQKQDTPDAFHKSVTILTRGIMAGLFVNQLATGKPTAAKQLK from the coding sequence GGACGTGCGCCAATACTGGTTTCTGGAACATACGCCCGAACTGAGCTTGAAGCGCCGCGAAGATTATGTGGACGCCTTTCGCGAGGTATTTGACGAAGCGGTGCGGGCCCGGCTTAGGACTTTCACCGCAAAGAACGTGGCGGGGGCCGGCGGGGTTGCCGTCACACTCAGCGGCGGACTTGACTCCGGAGCCGTCACCGCGACCGCCGCCCGTCTTCTACGCACAGATGGCCAGCGCCTTGCCGCCTTTACGTCTGTGCCGTTGCCGGATACTGGTAACTATGTGGGCTCACACTTAGGCGATGAACTTCCTTTTGCGCAAGCGACCGCCCAGTTTGCCGGTAACGTGGATTTGCACACCATTACCGCCGCATCCATCACGCCCATCCAAGCCATCCGACGCATGTTGGAGATTCTCCATGAGCCGGCTCACGCCGCCGGAAATTTTTTCTGGATTTTCGAACTGGAAGAGACCGTGCAAGCGCTGGGTTTCCGCACCCTGCTTACCGGGCAGGTGGGCAACGCCGGCATCTCCTGGACCGGGGATGTATTTTCGCAGTCCCTTGCTTTTCAACTGCGCTATCTCGGCTGGCTCACGTGGGCGAAAGTAATGGCCAAACGCCATGCTCCCATTGTTTTGTTGAATTCCTACCGCCGCGCACGCAGATCAAGGGGCGGGTGGTGCAAGTTGTCCGCGATCCAACCCGATTTCGCGCTACGCTTGAATGTGCTGGAGCGCCGTTGGAACGACGCGGACGAACAAACTCCGCGCGCGCCTCACGCGCAGCGCATTCAATTTCTTCAGCCGGGGCGTTCGTTCGTTGGCGCATTGCACGCGCAGATGGGTGCGGCCCAGGGTCTGGAAATACGCGACCCCACCGCCGACGCGCGCGTGTTGGCCTTTACGTTCTCGGTTCCGGATCCGGTTTTCATGGACCCGGAAACCGGGCTGGACCGCTGGCTGATTCGCGCCGCGATGAAAGATCGCCTGCCCGACGCGGTACGCCTCAATCGCAAGCACGGACTTCAAGCCGGTGACCTGGTGCCGCGTTTGCGCGCCAGCGCGAGTGAAGTCGAAATGGCACTCACCGAGCTGGCGCGGGGCTCCGCTGTTGAATATGTTGATGTGCCCTATATGCGCAGAGTGTGGCAGATGATCCAAAAGCAAGACACACCTGATGCTTTCCATAAATCGGTAACCATCTTGACGCGTGGCATTATGGCGGGGTTGTTTGTGAATCAATTGGCAACGGGCAAGCCAACAGCCGCCAAACAGCTTAAATGA
- a CDS encoding PqqD family protein: MPIELTSLIIRTENLVSSTIDTDLVILNLPCDHYIAFDAIGRRIWELIESPRRVEELCQQLHGEFNGAAEQITTDVVYFLNELENEKMLRIVDAQSE; the protein is encoded by the coding sequence ATGCCCATTGAATTGACCTCACTGATCATACGAACGGAGAACTTGGTCAGCAGCACGATCGATACGGATCTCGTGATACTCAACCTGCCATGCGACCATTATATCGCATTCGATGCGATTGGCCGGCGCATTTGGGAATTGATCGAATCGCCGCGCCGCGTGGAGGAATTGTGCCAGCAATTGCACGGGGAATTTAACGGCGCTGCAGAACAGATCACCACGGATGTCGTGTATTTCCTTAATGAGTTGGAAAATGAAAAAATGCTTAGAATCGTGGATGCACAATCTGAGTAA
- a CDS encoding lasso peptide biosynthesis B2 protein, protein MLIGAFIWLGMMRLALWRLPFHRIVSRLGLTQGKTFALPQKMDVLEAGRIGWALKTMAPRTPWKSTCLIQALAGMVMLRRRKIAGVLYLGVAKNESPLEPLAAHAWLCSGNLFLTGESGCEQYKMVFTFVNQNEPNLH, encoded by the coding sequence ATGCTGATCGGCGCGTTCATCTGGTTGGGAATGATGCGCTTGGCCCTTTGGCGATTGCCATTTCATCGCATCGTTTCTCGATTGGGATTGACACAAGGCAAGACCTTTGCGCTTCCGCAAAAGATGGATGTTTTAGAGGCCGGGCGCATTGGTTGGGCATTAAAAACAATGGCGCCGCGGACACCATGGAAGAGCACGTGCCTCATTCAAGCCTTGGCAGGAATGGTCATGCTGCGCCGGCGTAAAATTGCCGGAGTTCTCTATCTCGGTGTCGCTAAAAACGAATCGCCACTGGAACCTCTCGCTGCCCACGCCTGGTTGTGCAGCGGCAATCTATTTTTGACTGGCGAGAGCGGTTGCGAACAGTACAAGATGGTTTTCACCTTTGTAAATCAAAATGAGCCAAATTTGCATTAA
- a CDS encoding nucleotidyltransferase family protein, with amino-acid sequence MDKTESIWSITEWLLSALSGHKLPTVPQTSDPWSEILTSATRHGLAPILWDGLHDHPDQASLPAEFMNRLRILYIANAGRNLNLTNELELIVQKLNVAGIQPTLLKGIVLTHSIYSKPAQRTMGDIDLWVPKAQLPQARLALADLDYKTKDKVGRPPALQEEFNGEIQFFGRRPGIGLVELHWNIFPGEWLRHTTRIDESIIWSRTIPCPGINAKKLSPEDMVLHVCVHAAVNHQMSKNCLRSLLDVEMMRRQRIVNWDLVAERAHAWRVRNALWMVLVFVQEWFGSEPELPLKALSPSFIVQRILRRFVSLASMADGHFLTNGPMRFLYLLVLVDHPTDALRLAWHAVFPERRWLIARYQLANASTLRISLQRLWHPLQSIFRKNL; translated from the coding sequence ATGGATAAAACAGAATCAATTTGGTCAATTACCGAATGGCTTCTTTCAGCCCTGAGCGGTCACAAGCTGCCGACGGTTCCGCAGACGTCCGATCCTTGGTCTGAAATACTCACTTCCGCAACCCGACACGGTCTGGCGCCGATTCTGTGGGATGGACTTCATGATCACCCCGACCAAGCCAGTTTGCCTGCGGAGTTCATGAACCGTTTGCGTATTCTATACATCGCCAATGCTGGGCGCAACCTCAATCTGACCAACGAACTGGAGCTCATCGTACAGAAATTGAATGTAGCCGGCATTCAACCAACACTGCTCAAAGGGATTGTCCTGACACATTCCATCTACTCCAAGCCGGCGCAACGCACCATGGGAGATATCGACCTTTGGGTGCCGAAAGCGCAGCTTCCCCAAGCACGGCTGGCGTTGGCCGACTTGGATTACAAGACAAAGGACAAGGTCGGCCGTCCCCCAGCGCTGCAAGAAGAGTTCAACGGAGAAATACAGTTTTTTGGGAGACGACCGGGCATCGGGCTAGTGGAGTTGCATTGGAACATCTTTCCTGGTGAATGGCTGCGCCATACAACACGTATCGATGAGTCCATTATCTGGTCGCGTACGATTCCATGCCCAGGCATTAACGCCAAAAAACTGTCCCCAGAGGACATGGTCTTGCATGTCTGCGTACACGCCGCGGTCAACCATCAGATGAGCAAAAATTGCCTGCGGTCGCTGCTGGACGTTGAGATGATGCGCCGCCAACGTATTGTCAATTGGGACCTGGTCGCAGAGCGGGCGCACGCATGGCGCGTCCGCAACGCGTTATGGATGGTGCTCGTTTTTGTGCAAGAGTGGTTTGGGAGCGAACCGGAGCTGCCGCTGAAAGCACTGTCCCCTTCATTTATCGTACAGCGCATATTGCGCCGCTTTGTTTCATTAGCTTCCATGGCCGATGGCCATTTCCTAACCAATGGCCCCATGCGATTTCTTTACCTGCTGGTATTGGTAGATCACCCAACCGACGCCTTGCGGCTGGCATGGCATGCGGTCTTTCCGGAGCGCCGCTGGCTGATAGCGCGTTATCAATTGGCAAATGCCTCAACGTTGCGCATCAGCCTGCAACGGCTATGGCATCCGCTCCAATCGATTTTTAGAAAGAACCTTTAA
- the dinB gene encoding DNA polymerase IV, whose translation MLPAPPLRKIIHIDMDMFYAAVEMRDRPELRGKPLVVGGRPDSRSVATTANYEARRFGIHSGMACAEARRRCPHCVFVPPDFRKYQQVSEQIRHILFEYTDLVETMSLDEAYLDVTRNKKNEPSATRLAREIKARILGATGLTASAGVAANMFVAKIASDARKPDGLCVVRPERVLDFIRPLPVIKVPGIGPVTDARLQRLGIRTVAEMETKPLKFLEKEFGKFGLYLYDIARGIDERPVTPWRERLSYGAEETFARDILEKEPLLEFLRQCARRVFSELHEEGKQGRTVTLKIKYADFQIVTRRRTFDHFLASVADVFQAARELLERTEAGRRPVRLAGIALSGFKAPAAESENGPPPLFKTVQEKNI comes from the coding sequence ATGCTTCCCGCTCCGCCGTTGCGCAAAATCATCCACATCGACATGGACATGTTCTATGCCGCCGTGGAAATGCGCGACCGGCCCGAGCTGCGCGGCAAGCCGCTGGTGGTCGGCGGCCGTCCCGACAGCCGCTCGGTGGCGACCACGGCCAACTACGAGGCGCGCCGGTTCGGCATCCATTCGGGCATGGCCTGCGCCGAAGCCCGGCGCCGCTGCCCCCATTGCGTGTTCGTCCCCCCCGATTTCAGGAAATACCAGCAGGTATCCGAACAGATCCGGCACATCCTGTTCGAGTACACCGACCTGGTCGAAACCATGTCCCTGGACGAAGCCTATCTGGACGTGACCCGCAACAAGAAAAACGAGCCCAGCGCCACCCGCCTGGCCAGGGAGATCAAGGCGCGGATCCTTGGTGCGACCGGTTTGACCGCTTCGGCCGGCGTGGCGGCCAACATGTTCGTGGCCAAAATCGCCTCCGACGCCCGCAAGCCCGACGGCTTGTGCGTGGTCAGGCCGGAACGGGTGCTGGACTTCATCCGCCCCCTGCCGGTGATCAAGGTCCCCGGCATCGGTCCGGTCACCGACGCCCGGTTGCAACGTCTGGGCATTCGCACCGTCGCCGAAATGGAAACAAAACCGCTGAAATTTTTGGAGAAGGAATTCGGGAAATTCGGCCTCTATCTTTACGATATCGCCCGCGGCATCGATGAGCGGCCGGTGACTCCCTGGCGCGAGCGCCTGTCGTACGGCGCCGAGGAGACTTTTGCCCGCGATATCCTGGAAAAGGAGCCATTGCTGGAATTCCTGCGCCAGTGCGCGCGGCGGGTTTTCAGCGAACTGCACGAGGAGGGCAAGCAGGGGCGCACCGTGACCTTGAAGATCAAGTATGCCGATTTCCAGATCGTCACCCGGCGCCGCACCTTCGACCATTTCCTGGCTTCGGTCGCGGACGTTTTTCAGGCGGCGCGCGAGCTGCTGGAACGCACCGAGGCCGGCCGTCGCCCGGTGCGTTTGGCCGGCATCGCCCTGTCCGGTTTTAAAGCGCCGGCCGCCGAAAGCGAAAATGGGCCGCCGCCCTTGTTCAAGACGGTCCAAGAAAAAAATATTTAA
- a CDS encoding DMT family transporter, which produces MPLDLLGKIMAILCAIVWAGAVILFKLAGDKVRPLVLNLYKTALTVGILFPLLPLLGIPLVPAAISTRHWLAVMASGILGIAVSDTLFFACLNRLGAGMTAIVDALYAPFVMTASWLVLLQKPRLEQIGGAMLVIAAVLVVAYRKSGAPLPTRRVVTGIFFGASAMAIMAVSIVLMQPVLSRVSVFWVTELRMLSALAVLLVMFALQKNRRQQLAPLWQKGSRHYAFWGALLGNLVSMTLWVGAFKFTAVNSAAVLNQTNTVFVVILASVFLHETFTRRRLLATALAVAGSLLVLLG; this is translated from the coding sequence ATGCCGCTGGACCTGCTGGGAAAAATCATGGCCATATTGTGCGCCATCGTCTGGGCCGGTGCGGTCATCCTGTTCAAGCTGGCCGGGGACAAGGTCAGGCCGCTGGTGCTGAATCTCTACAAAACCGCCCTGACCGTCGGTATCCTGTTCCCGCTGCTGCCGCTGCTGGGAATCCCGCTAGTTCCGGCGGCCATCTCGACCAGGCACTGGCTGGCGGTCATGGCCAGCGGCATTCTGGGCATCGCGGTTTCCGACACCCTGTTCTTCGCCTGCCTGAACCGCTTGGGGGCCGGCATGACCGCCATCGTCGACGCCCTCTACGCCCCGTTCGTCATGACGGCGAGCTGGCTGGTTTTGCTCCAGAAACCGCGCCTGGAGCAAATCGGCGGCGCCATGCTGGTGATCGCCGCCGTGCTGGTGGTGGCCTACAGGAAAAGCGGCGCCCCGCTGCCGACGCGTCGGGTCGTGACCGGGATATTTTTCGGCGCCTCGGCCATGGCCATCATGGCGGTGAGCATCGTGCTCATGCAGCCGGTATTGAGCCGGGTGTCGGTTTTCTGGGTGACCGAGCTGCGCATGCTCTCCGCCCTGGCCGTGCTGCTGGTCATGTTCGCCTTGCAGAAAAACCGCCGCCAGCAGCTGGCGCCGCTGTGGCAGAAAGGGAGCCGCCATTACGCATTCTGGGGGGCGTTGCTCGGCAACCTGGTCTCGATGACCCTCTGGGTGGGAGCGTTCAAGTTCACGGCGGTCAACTCGGCCGCGGTGCTCAACCAGACCAACACCGTTTTCGTCGTCATCCTGGCCAGCGTTTTCCTGCATGAAACCTTCACCCGCCGCCGTTTGCTGGCAACCGCCCTGGCCGTGGCCGGGTCGCTGCTGGTTCTGCTGGGATAA